A stretch of Gemmatimonadaceae bacterium DNA encodes these proteins:
- the dapF gene encoding diaminopimelate epimerase, whose amino-acid sequence MSDREFFKMSGSGNDFVVFDARTEPAGQLATPRVIRDVCARGTGVGADGMVFIEPTSTNGAQFRMRYFNSDGSVAEMCGNAALCVTSLASQLGAGSAAGMRFETDSGIASARMCDGQPEVDLWPVTDVRPAAEIALEPGEQRIGYAIVGNPHVVILRDELETLEIVRRGRAIRLHEYVRPGGGANANFVARRPDGGFDIRTYERGVEAETLACGTGSVSTAILLAAWGEAGLETTLRTRSGRSLTITLRREGSAWLPTLRGEGRVVFRGLLPIG is encoded by the coding sequence ATGAGTGACCGGGAGTTTTTCAAGATGTCCGGCTCGGGAAACGACTTCGTCGTCTTCGACGCCCGCACCGAGCCGGCAGGTCAATTGGCCACACCTCGGGTGATACGTGACGTCTGTGCGCGAGGGACCGGTGTGGGCGCGGACGGCATGGTGTTCATCGAGCCTACCAGCACGAACGGCGCACAGTTCCGCATGCGCTACTTCAACAGCGACGGATCGGTCGCCGAGATGTGCGGCAACGCCGCGCTGTGCGTTACGAGCTTGGCGTCGCAGTTGGGTGCGGGCAGCGCGGCAGGGATGCGTTTCGAAACCGACTCCGGGATTGCGTCGGCACGCATGTGCGACGGCCAGCCGGAGGTCGACCTTTGGCCGGTGACGGACGTCCGGCCCGCTGCGGAGATCGCGCTGGAGCCGGGCGAGCAGCGAATTGGCTACGCAATCGTTGGCAACCCGCACGTCGTGATTTTGCGCGACGAGCTCGAGACGCTGGAGATCGTGCGCCGCGGTCGCGCGATCCGGCTGCACGAGTACGTTCGGCCTGGCGGCGGCGCGAACGCAAACTTCGTCGCGCGTCGGCCGGATGGCGGATTCGACATCCGCACGTACGAACGGGGAGTGGAAGCGGAGACGCTCGCGTGCGGCACGGGGTCGGTGTCGACGGCGATTTTGTTGGCCGCCTGGGGCGAGGCTGGTCTCGAGACGACGCTCAGGACGCGGTCCGGCCGGTCGCTGACGATCACGCTTCGGCGCGAGGGGAGCGCGTGGCTGCCGACGCTGCGCGGTGAGGGCCGCGTCGTCTTTCGGGGGCTGCTGCCGATTGGGTGA